In Stieleria varia, one genomic interval encodes:
- a CDS encoding MMPL family transporter — MQITASDRWSDRVIQRWRWILAFWVLASVLLFWAAPKWDKIAYDGDFDYLPAEMTSVAAGKLLDEAFRQDRSRSEIVLVLGRDHGDLKESDLVVGLDLLRRLHHRLGEVCWQNAITRFGYEQGPIDEAGEAGPWLRQALDSFNHAIDIDERFYESITDQLPDQEPTLVQPRLAIAYWDRATLLERIGDPENSAASDFQDALVLVPSIKTDVTPIQSRDLSAWQSMMDVLSWNDPVIGSRLSKPGARLTVVQLRSELAATSNITTVEAMRGLLSEVLNDSSVRTEPGLRLEMTGSAAIGGETLIAARDAIRYTESITVVMILLILITVYRAPLLVAIPMVSIGCAVVVSTSLIALLAGWSLNETVPWLDVRIFTTSRIFIVVILFGAGTDYCLFLISRLREEAGKYPWPEACRKALSGVTGALLGSAMTTVVGLGMLWIAQFGKFHYTGPIIAICLLVGLLICTTLTPALLRALGPGVFWPSKVLQNTEPPVSLLGQGTSSQSATMGGGVWSWIALMITRRPWLAMGIGMVGLILPGIYGLVNESNVTYDLSSQLSSTSGSRRGFRLLADHFEIGEINPVTLLLVRPDAVPREQFKKEIKKLSDTLYQQEGVATVRTFSDPLGDFPPNREMSILSSDAWKRRALQKHRIAQRHFFSTNAELSDRLARLDVIIHGDPFSNETASLVSALDQKLNELAADDDSVWKGSKVYLAGTTPSIIDLRSVTLSDNRRIKIAVVLAVFVVLLLVIRRVMLCVYLIATVLLSYYATLGLTALFFQQAYGSEFVGLDWKLPLFLFVILVAVGQDYNVYLVTRILEEQENLGWRIALRRAVAKTGGIITACGLVMAATFFSMTSSAWFPQIAAWFGYHSGTGVGLKGIIELGFALGLGVLIDTFYVRTILVPSYVSLTGRLASSGDAKTAVSHPDDSQGNA, encoded by the coding sequence ATGCAAATCACCGCGTCTGATCGATGGTCTGATCGCGTCATCCAGCGCTGGCGTTGGATACTTGCATTCTGGGTATTGGCGAGCGTGTTGCTGTTTTGGGCCGCTCCCAAATGGGACAAAATTGCCTACGACGGTGACTTTGACTATTTGCCGGCAGAGATGACCAGCGTTGCTGCAGGGAAATTGCTTGACGAAGCGTTCCGTCAAGACCGCAGCCGCAGCGAGATTGTTTTGGTGTTGGGCAGAGACCACGGTGACCTCAAAGAATCGGATCTGGTGGTCGGACTGGATCTCTTGCGCCGACTGCATCATCGGCTTGGCGAAGTCTGTTGGCAAAACGCAATCACGCGTTTCGGCTACGAACAAGGTCCGATCGATGAAGCCGGAGAGGCAGGCCCCTGGCTGCGACAGGCCTTGGACTCGTTCAATCATGCGATCGACATTGACGAACGTTTTTACGAGAGCATTACCGACCAATTGCCCGATCAAGAACCGACGTTGGTTCAGCCGAGACTGGCCATCGCGTATTGGGACCGGGCCACTCTGTTGGAACGTATCGGAGATCCTGAGAACTCCGCCGCGAGTGATTTTCAGGATGCGCTCGTTTTGGTGCCTAGCATCAAAACGGATGTCACTCCGATCCAGTCGCGAGATTTGTCTGCCTGGCAGTCCATGATGGATGTCCTGTCGTGGAATGATCCCGTGATCGGATCGCGACTCTCCAAACCCGGTGCTCGGCTCACCGTGGTTCAATTGCGCAGCGAACTGGCTGCGACCAGCAACATCACCACCGTGGAAGCGATGCGTGGGCTGTTGAGTGAGGTTCTCAACGACAGCAGCGTGAGGACGGAGCCGGGGTTGCGACTGGAGATGACAGGGTCGGCCGCAATCGGAGGTGAGACACTGATCGCCGCGCGTGATGCGATTCGGTACACCGAGTCGATCACCGTGGTCATGATCCTGCTGATTCTGATCACCGTGTACCGCGCGCCTTTGCTGGTCGCCATCCCGATGGTGTCAATCGGCTGCGCCGTGGTCGTGTCCACTTCACTGATTGCCTTGCTGGCCGGTTGGTCATTGAATGAAACCGTTCCGTGGCTGGACGTTCGGATTTTCACCACCAGTCGAATCTTTATCGTCGTGATTCTGTTCGGTGCGGGAACCGACTATTGCCTGTTTTTGATCTCGCGTCTGCGAGAAGAGGCCGGGAAGTATCCGTGGCCAGAGGCATGCCGGAAAGCTCTCTCTGGTGTGACTGGCGCGTTACTGGGCAGCGCCATGACAACGGTCGTCGGACTGGGAATGTTATGGATTGCGCAGTTCGGAAAGTTTCATTACACCGGCCCGATCATTGCGATCTGTTTGCTGGTCGGATTGTTGATCTGCACCACGCTCACCCCCGCGTTGTTGAGAGCGTTGGGGCCTGGCGTCTTTTGGCCATCCAAGGTGTTGCAGAACACGGAGCCCCCGGTTTCACTCTTGGGACAGGGCACCAGTTCGCAGAGCGCCACGATGGGAGGGGGCGTATGGTCATGGATCGCCCTGATGATCACGCGTCGCCCTTGGCTGGCGATGGGCATCGGAATGGTGGGTTTGATTCTGCCTGGAATTTATGGGCTGGTCAACGAGTCCAACGTGACCTACGACTTGAGCAGCCAACTGAGTTCGACATCAGGCAGTCGACGTGGTTTCCGTCTGCTCGCCGATCACTTTGAAATCGGTGAGATCAATCCGGTTACCTTGTTGTTGGTGCGTCCGGATGCGGTTCCTCGTGAACAGTTTAAGAAGGAAATCAAAAAACTGTCGGATACGCTGTACCAACAAGAGGGCGTTGCAACCGTTCGGACTTTCAGCGATCCATTGGGAGATTTTCCGCCGAATCGGGAAATGAGCATTCTCAGCAGTGATGCGTGGAAACGACGTGCTCTGCAGAAACATCGCATCGCGCAACGCCACTTCTTTTCCACCAATGCCGAACTTTCTGATCGCTTGGCTCGCTTGGATGTGATCATCCACGGCGATCCATTCTCCAACGAGACAGCGAGCCTGGTTTCGGCTCTGGATCAGAAACTCAACGAGCTAGCCGCAGACGATGATTCGGTATGGAAAGGGTCCAAAGTTTATCTTGCGGGAACCACACCATCGATCATCGATCTACGGAGCGTCACGCTTTCGGACAATCGGCGGATCAAGATTGCCGTGGTGCTGGCGGTGTTTGTTGTGCTGCTGTTGGTCATTCGACGTGTGATGCTGTGCGTTTACTTGATCGCAACGGTATTGCTCAGCTACTACGCAACACTTGGTCTGACGGCTTTGTTTTTTCAACAAGCCTATGGTAGCGAATTCGTCGGCTTGGACTGGAAGCTGCCGCTCTTTCTCTTCGTCATCCTCGTCGCCGTGGGCCAAGACTACAACGTTTACTTGGTGACGCGAATCTTGGAGGAGCAAGAGAACCTGGGCTGGCGCATCGCGCTGCGTCGCGCGGTTGCCAAAACCGGCGGGATCATCACGGCATGCGGACTCGTGATGGCCGCGACGTTCTTTAGCATGACGTCATCGGCATGGTTCCCGCAAATCGCCGCTTGGTTTGGTTACCACAGCGGCACGGGAGTCGGACTCAAGGGAATCATCGAATTGGGCTTCGCCCTGGGCCTGGGGGTCTTGATCGACACCTTTTATGTGCGAACGATCTTGGTACCCAGCTACGTCTCCCTGACCGGACGCTTGGCGTCGTCGGGCGACGCCAAGACTGCCGTGAGTCACCCTGATGATTCCCAGGGTAATGCTTAA